One Qiania dongpingensis genomic window carries:
- a CDS encoding homoserine dehydrogenase yields MKKVKIAILGLGTVGSGVYKLLERRKQEMPSKAGVEIEIAKILVRNLEKAEKKVGRELLTDDWREIVEDESISVIIEVMGGMEPACTIIMEAFRAGKHVVSANKDLIASRGKELLEAAKDNGCDFLFEAAVAGGIPILRPMKQCLAGNEISDIMGIFNGTTNFILTKMTDDGMEFEDALRVAKELGYAEADPTADVEGYDAGRKVAILASIAFHSRVVFEDVYTEGISKINAKDIQYAKELGCDIKLLGVAKNTDNGIEARVHPMLIPSGHPLASVKDAFNAVFVHGDAVDDAMFYGRGAGEMPTASAIVGDVIDILRDIEWGCCGRIGCSCYRELPVKAIGDVESKYFMRLHAEDKPGVLATIAGVFGNNAVSISKLIQKNTQDGFAELAIVTDLVKEYHFRDAVTVLGGMSVIQKISSIIRVL; encoded by the coding sequence ATGAAGAAGGTTAAGATCGCCATATTAGGGCTGGGAACCGTAGGATCCGGCGTATATAAGCTGCTGGAGCGGAGAAAACAGGAAATGCCGAGTAAAGCCGGCGTGGAGATAGAGATCGCGAAGATTCTGGTCAGGAATTTGGAAAAGGCCGAGAAGAAGGTCGGCCGGGAACTGCTCACCGATGATTGGAGAGAGATCGTAGAGGATGAGTCTATCTCCGTGATCATAGAAGTGATGGGAGGAATGGAGCCGGCCTGCACCATCATCATGGAGGCGTTTCGGGCCGGGAAGCATGTGGTCTCAGCCAATAAGGATCTGATCGCGTCCAGAGGAAAGGAGCTTTTGGAGGCGGCGAAGGACAACGGCTGTGATTTTCTGTTTGAAGCCGCAGTCGCCGGCGGAATACCGATTCTCCGCCCCATGAAGCAGTGTCTGGCAGGCAATGAGATCAGCGATATCATGGGAATCTTCAATGGGACAACGAACTTCATACTGACAAAGATGACAGATGACGGCATGGAGTTTGAGGATGCCCTGAGAGTGGCAAAGGAGCTTGGGTACGCGGAGGCAGATCCTACGGCTGATGTGGAGGGATATGACGCGGGCAGGAAGGTGGCGATACTGGCTTCCATCGCGTTTCACTCCCGAGTGGTCTTTGAAGACGTCTATACAGAGGGGATTTCAAAGATAAACGCTAAGGATATCCAGTATGCCAAAGAGCTGGGGTGTGATATCAAGCTTTTAGGAGTGGCGAAGAACACGGATAACGGTATCGAGGCCAGAGTGCATCCGATGTTAATACCCAGCGGACATCCTCTGGCATCTGTGAAAGACGCTTTTAATGCGGTGTTTGTCCACGGAGATGCAGTGGATGACGCTATGTTTTATGGAAGAGGAGCCGGAGAGATGCCCACGGCCAGCGCCATAGTGGGCGACGTCATCGATATTCTGCGGGATATTGAATGGGGATGCTGCGGAAGGATCGGCTGCAGCTGCTACCGGGAGCTTCCAGTCAAGGCCATAGGAGATGTGGAAAGCAAATACTTCATGAGGCTTCATGCAGAGGATAAGCCTGGCGTCCTGGCCACCATCGCCGGAGTCTTTGGGAACAACGCAGTGAGCATCTCAAAGCTGATACAGAAAAATACCCAGGATGGCTTTGCGGAGCTGGCGATTGTGACGGATTTGGTCAAGGAATATCATTTCCGGGATGCGGTGACTGTCCTCGGCGGGATGTCGGTGATCCAAAAAATATCCAGTATCATCCGGGTTTTATAG
- a CDS encoding citrate/2-methylcitrate synthase: MSDDERFNPVDFEFDTRLDQLVEYCKNSNHIDLNLYTEYDVKRGLRDSNGKGVLTGLTEISDVIAFDVINGRKIPANGRLYYQGYNVKDLINGFQDRKFGFEETTYLLLFGSLPTHAQMDEFLELMGHFRNLPDTFVRDIIMKAPSKDIMNSLQKSVLTLYTYDRNPDDVSIPNVLKQSLHLIAQFPLISVYAYQAYRHYHLDESLVIRNPKPQLSTAENILRLLRPDGKYTELEAKVLDVALVIHAEHGGGNNSSFTTHVVSSTGTDTYSAVTASLGSLKGPKHGGANLKVQNMFADLKKNIPDWSDEDAIREYLQMLINKEAFDRSGLIYGIGHAVYTKSDPRAVILKKYAKALSEEKGRTEEYKLYTTVERLACQLLSEQKQLHKAICANVDFYSGFVYNMLGLPNELFTPIFAISRISGWCAHRIEELVNSSKIIRPAYKYVGQHHSYVALDDRK, encoded by the coding sequence ATGTCCGACGATGAAAGATTCAACCCCGTAGACTTTGAGTTTGACACCCGTTTAGATCAGTTGGTGGAATACTGTAAGAACTCCAATCACATAGATTTGAATCTCTATACAGAATACGACGTAAAACGCGGTCTCCGTGATTCCAACGGCAAGGGTGTCCTGACAGGTCTCACCGAAATATCCGACGTTATCGCATTTGACGTCATCAACGGCCGGAAGATCCCGGCCAACGGACGCCTTTATTATCAGGGCTACAATGTCAAAGATCTGATCAATGGCTTTCAGGACCGTAAATTCGGTTTTGAGGAGACTACATATCTGCTCCTATTCGGCAGTCTCCCCACCCACGCTCAGATGGATGAGTTTCTGGAGCTGATGGGCCACTTCCGGAACCTTCCCGACACCTTCGTGCGTGACATCATTATGAAGGCTCCGAGCAAAGATATCATGAACTCGCTGCAGAAAAGTGTCCTCACCCTGTATACCTACGACAGAAATCCGGACGACGTTTCCATCCCCAATGTATTAAAGCAGTCCCTCCATCTGATCGCCCAGTTTCCTTTGATTTCCGTATACGCTTATCAGGCATACCGCCACTATCATCTGGACGAAAGCCTGGTCATACGGAATCCCAAGCCTCAGCTCTCCACTGCGGAGAACATTCTCCGGCTGCTTCGTCCCGACGGAAAATATACGGAACTGGAGGCAAAGGTACTGGATGTGGCACTTGTCATCCACGCCGAACACGGCGGCGGGAACAATTCTTCCTTCACTACCCATGTCGTGTCCTCCACCGGCACCGACACCTACTCAGCCGTTACAGCTTCTCTCGGTTCCCTGAAAGGCCCGAAGCACGGCGGAGCCAATCTGAAGGTGCAGAATATGTTCGCTGATCTGAAGAAAAATATTCCCGACTGGTCCGACGAGGATGCAATCCGTGAATATCTCCAGATGCTGATCAACAAAGAGGCGTTTGACCGGAGCGGACTGATTTATGGCATCGGCCATGCCGTATATACCAAATCCGATCCCCGCGCCGTCATTCTAAAAAAATATGCCAAGGCGCTCTCCGAGGAAAAAGGCCGAACGGAGGAATATAAACTCTACACTACCGTGGAGCGGCTGGCCTGTCAGCTCCTGTCAGAGCAGAAACAGCTGCACAAAGCCATCTGTGCCAACGTGGACTTTTACAGCGGCTTCGTTTATAACATGCTGGGTCTTCCCAATGAACTCTTCACTCCCATATTTGCCATCTCCCGTATCTCAGGCTGGTGCGCGCACCGGATCGAAGAACTGGTGAACTCCAGCAAGATCATCCGCCCTGCTTATAAATATGTGGGACAGCATCACAGTTATGTGGCCCTGGATGACCGGAAATAA
- a CDS encoding cupin domain-containing protein, which translates to MPKLTDILTKFPFADGRKYPRLIRREEYSSALYPPDNAFTSDNTFTIVSTDTFMLGIYELGPGGAFDPLDIHPGDEFYYILQGPIVQRSGNGQFAYLETGDGLFMPQEAWHKAHNFSDQKVRVLYFITPKAWGEDIPPAYIPTDAETKFYKGPNNDKLPDMRSVIQNVSRQGCTDDIGSWPVDGKEARAYPQAVYTVRDCDKLNNIHGTKHPMLMRFIGSNDYGHFGEFILPPGGYGPRCSEEDCHGGDAAIFCIDGPITINLTQMQESFQLRPEDSFFLPAGTPYQLVNFESQPVKAVFAVTAL; encoded by the coding sequence ATGCCGAAGCTTACTGATATTTTAACAAAGTTCCCTTTTGCCGACGGAAGGAAATATCCGAGGCTGATCCGCAGGGAGGAATACAGTAGTGCTCTGTATCCGCCGGACAACGCGTTTACGAGCGACAATACCTTTACGATAGTCAGCACAGATACCTTTATGCTGGGAATTTATGAGCTGGGGCCCGGCGGCGCTTTTGACCCGCTGGATATCCATCCGGGGGATGAGTTTTATTATATTCTGCAGGGACCTATCGTGCAGCGGAGCGGAAACGGCCAGTTCGCGTATCTGGAGACCGGGGACGGACTGTTCATGCCGCAGGAGGCATGGCACAAGGCTCATAACTTTTCGGATCAGAAGGTCCGGGTGCTTTACTTTATCACACCGAAGGCATGGGGAGAAGACATTCCGCCGGCTTATATCCCGACGGATGCGGAGACAAAGTTTTATAAAGGGCCGAATAACGACAAGCTGCCGGATATGCGAAGTGTGATCCAGAATGTCAGCAGACAGGGCTGTACCGACGATATCGGCAGCTGGCCGGTGGACGGAAAAGAAGCCAGGGCCTATCCCCAGGCGGTATATACGGTAAGGGATTGTGACAAGCTCAACAATATCCATGGAACAAAGCACCCAATGCTGATGCGTTTCATAGGGAGCAATGATTACGGACACTTTGGAGAATTCATCCTTCCGCCCGGCGGTTATGGACCGAGGTGCTCCGAAGAAGACTGCCACGGAGGAGATGCGGCAATCTTTTGTATAGACGGACCAATTACCATAAATCTCACGCAGATGCAGGAATCCTTCCAGCTGCGCCCTGAGGATTCCTTTTTCCTGCCGGCAGGGACTCCTTATCAGCTGGTGAATTTTGAAAGTCAGCCGGTGAAAGCTGTGTTTGCAGTCACGGCCCTTTGA
- a CDS encoding class II fructose-bisphosphate aldolase: MLVNMKEILREARRNKMAVAAINTPGFDIVRAAVDAAEELQTPVILDHASAHETDIAMEVIGPYMVECAKNASVPVAVNLDHGLSLNMCLRAVKCGFSSVMYDGSYLPYEENIANVKEICDMVHPFGLTVEAEIGRMPGFGNHGGIDPKDKTGFYTDPEVAKDFAVRTGCDALAVCIGTEHGFYKAAPVLDLKRLEEIRAAVPEDTALVMHGSSGVSFEDLQAAISSGMSKINYYTYLSIQVAPELQRIIAQNPEQTYYNTLTARAYEVLKQGAKDIIACMRNGR, encoded by the coding sequence ATGCTTGTAAACATGAAAGAAATACTGAGGGAAGCGCGGAGGAATAAGATGGCGGTCGCGGCGATCAACACGCCGGGCTTTGATATTGTCCGTGCTGCCGTGGATGCGGCGGAGGAATTGCAGACACCGGTCATTCTGGACCATGCCAGCGCTCATGAAACGGACATCGCAATGGAAGTGATCGGGCCGTATATGGTGGAATGTGCAAAAAACGCATCGGTTCCGGTAGCGGTCAATCTGGATCACGGACTGAGCCTGAATATGTGCCTGCGGGCGGTGAAATGCGGTTTTTCCTCGGTCATGTACGACGGGTCCTATCTTCCCTATGAAGAGAACATTGCCAATGTAAAGGAAATCTGCGATATGGTTCATCCGTTTGGGCTCACGGTGGAGGCTGAGATTGGGAGAATGCCGGGATTTGGCAATCACGGGGGGATCGATCCAAAGGATAAGACAGGCTTTTACACGGATCCTGAAGTCGCGAAGGACTTTGCGGTGAGGACTGGCTGTGACGCCCTGGCGGTGTGCATCGGTACGGAGCACGGATTTTATAAAGCGGCTCCGGTCCTTGACCTGAAGCGGCTGGAGGAGATCCGGGCAGCGGTCCCGGAGGACACCGCCCTGGTGATGCACGGAAGTTCGGGAGTATCATTTGAGGATCTGCAGGCGGCGATCAGCTCCGGCATGTCCAAGATCAATTATTATACGTATTTATCCATTCAGGTAGCCCCGGAGCTTCAGAGGATCATCGCCCAGAATCCGGAGCAGACCTACTATAATACTCTGACTGCCCGCGCATATGAAGTATTGAAACAAGGAGCCAAGGATATCATTGCCTGTATGAGAAACGGACGGTAA